A window of the Halichoerus grypus chromosome 2, mHalGry1.hap1.1, whole genome shotgun sequence genome harbors these coding sequences:
- the SPARC gene encoding SPARC isoform X1, whose translation MRAWIFFLLCLAGKALAAPQQQEALPDETEVVEETVAEVAEGPVGANPVQVEVGEFDEGAEETEEEVVAENPCQNHHCKHGKVCELDENNTPMCVCQDPTSCPAPIGEFEKVCSNDNKTFDSSCHFFATKCTLEGTKKGHKLHLDYIGPCKYIPPCLDSELTEFPLRMRDWLKNVLVTLYERDEDNNLLTEKQKLRVKKIHENEKRLEAGDHPVELLARDFEKNYNMYIFPVHWQFGQLDQHPIDGYLSHTELAPLRAPLIPMEHCTTRFFETCDLDHDKYIALDEWAGCFGIKEQDIDKDLVI comes from the exons cAGCAACAGGAAGCCCTGCCTGATGAGACAGAGGTGGTAGAGGAAACCGTGGCTGAGGTGGCAGAG ggaCCTGTGGGAGCCAACCCCGTGCAGGTGGAAGTAGGAGAATTTGATGAAGGTGCTGAGGAAACTGAAGAGGAGGTGGTGGCTGAAA ACCCCTGCCAGAACCACCACTGCAAACATGGCAAAGTGTGTGAACTGGATGAGAACAACACTCCCATGTGCGTGTGCCAGGACCCTACCAGCTGCCCTGCCCCCATTGGCGAGTTTGAGAAG GTATGCAGCAATGACAACAAGACCTTCGACTCTTCCTGCCACTTCTTTGCCACCAAGTGCACCCTGGAGGGCACCAAGAAGGGCCACAAACTCCACCTGGACTACATTGGGCCTTGCAAAT ACATCCCCCCCTGCCTGGACTCCGAGCTGACTGAATTCCCCCTGCGCATGCGGGACTGGCTCAAGAACGTCCTGGTCACTCTGTACGAAAGGGACGAGGACAACAACCTTCTGACCGAGAAGCAGAAGCTGCGA GTGAAGAAGATCCATGAGAACGAGAAGCGCCTGGAGGCCGGAGACCACCCCGTGGAGCTGCTGGCCCGGGACTTCGAGAAGAATTACAACATGTACATCTTCCCCGTGCACTGGCAGTTTGGCCAGCTGGACCAGCACCCCATTGATGG GTACCTGTCCCACACGGAGCTGGCCCCGCTGCGTGCGCCACTCATCCCCATGGAGCACTGCACCACCCGCTTCTTTGAGACCTGTGACCTGGACCACGACAAGTACATCGCCCTGGACGAGTGGGCCGGTTGCTTTGGCATCAAGGAGC AGGATATTGACAAGGATCTGGTGATCTAA
- the SPARC gene encoding SPARC isoform X2, with protein sequence MRAWIFFLLCLAGKALAAPQQEALPDETEVVEETVAEVAEGPVGANPVQVEVGEFDEGAEETEEEVVAENPCQNHHCKHGKVCELDENNTPMCVCQDPTSCPAPIGEFEKVCSNDNKTFDSSCHFFATKCTLEGTKKGHKLHLDYIGPCKYIPPCLDSELTEFPLRMRDWLKNVLVTLYERDEDNNLLTEKQKLRVKKIHENEKRLEAGDHPVELLARDFEKNYNMYIFPVHWQFGQLDQHPIDGYLSHTELAPLRAPLIPMEHCTTRFFETCDLDHDKYIALDEWAGCFGIKEQDIDKDLVI encoded by the exons CAACAGGAAGCCCTGCCTGATGAGACAGAGGTGGTAGAGGAAACCGTGGCTGAGGTGGCAGAG ggaCCTGTGGGAGCCAACCCCGTGCAGGTGGAAGTAGGAGAATTTGATGAAGGTGCTGAGGAAACTGAAGAGGAGGTGGTGGCTGAAA ACCCCTGCCAGAACCACCACTGCAAACATGGCAAAGTGTGTGAACTGGATGAGAACAACACTCCCATGTGCGTGTGCCAGGACCCTACCAGCTGCCCTGCCCCCATTGGCGAGTTTGAGAAG GTATGCAGCAATGACAACAAGACCTTCGACTCTTCCTGCCACTTCTTTGCCACCAAGTGCACCCTGGAGGGCACCAAGAAGGGCCACAAACTCCACCTGGACTACATTGGGCCTTGCAAAT ACATCCCCCCCTGCCTGGACTCCGAGCTGACTGAATTCCCCCTGCGCATGCGGGACTGGCTCAAGAACGTCCTGGTCACTCTGTACGAAAGGGACGAGGACAACAACCTTCTGACCGAGAAGCAGAAGCTGCGA GTGAAGAAGATCCATGAGAACGAGAAGCGCCTGGAGGCCGGAGACCACCCCGTGGAGCTGCTGGCCCGGGACTTCGAGAAGAATTACAACATGTACATCTTCCCCGTGCACTGGCAGTTTGGCCAGCTGGACCAGCACCCCATTGATGG GTACCTGTCCCACACGGAGCTGGCCCCGCTGCGTGCGCCACTCATCCCCATGGAGCACTGCACCACCCGCTTCTTTGAGACCTGTGACCTGGACCACGACAAGTACATCGCCCTGGACGAGTGGGCCGGTTGCTTTGGCATCAAGGAGC AGGATATTGACAAGGATCTGGTGATCTAA